The Pectobacterium parmentieri genome segment CAGTTCACGATGAACGCCCGCGCGGAGATGCTGTATTGCAGCGGTATGACTATTATGCGGCAGGTTTTGCCACGATGCTGCGGGTTTCCAGACGTACTTCAGCGATGAGAACGTCCAGCGTCTCTCCCTGACGATAAACCACGTCGCCTTTCACCGAGAGGGTGCCCATATCCTGACTACACACTAACTCATCACGCACGGCATGGATAAAGGAGGACGGGATAAACGCCACTGCGCCGTTATCCAACAGGCGAACGCGCAGGCCGCCGCGTGTGACATCAATGATTTCCGCGTTGAAGCGAATATCCGTGCCAGCTTTATCTTTGAGGTAGCGTGCGTACAGCCAGTCGCCGACATCGCGCTCAGCCATGCGGTTAAGGCGACGGCGTTCGGCCAGTTGTGCCGTGACGTCATCCTGCGGTTTTTCCGCAGCCTGTCCGGTAATCACCGCTTTCAGCAAACGGTGGTTCACCATATCGCCGTATTTACGGATCGGGGATGTCCAGGTGGCATAGGCTTCCAGCCCCAGACCAAAATGTGGCCCTGGCGTGGTGCTCACTTCCGCGAAAGACTGGAAGCGACGAATACGGCTATCGAGGAACTGCGTCGGCTGGGCATCCAGCTCGCGGCGCAGCGTACAGAACCCTTCCAGTGTCAGAAGCGTCTGCGCATCGGCCTGAACGCCATGTGTATCCAGTACAGCAACCGCTTGTTCAACCGAAGCAGGATCGAAACCGTTGTGCACGTTATAGATGCCGAAACCCAGCTTATCGCGCAGCACAATCGCCGCACAGACGTTGGCGGCAATCATGGATTCTTCAACAATACGGTTGGCGATGCGGCGGTGTTCAACCACGATATCCAACACGTCGCCTTTTTCACCCAGCAGGAAGCGGTAATCCGGGCGATCTTTAAACACCAGAGCATGCGTGGTGCGCCATTCACTGCGAGCCAGACAGAGACGGTGCAACAAACGGATTTGTTCCGCGATAGCCTCGTTTTGTGGCTGCCATTCGCCTTGATTCTCCAGCCAGTCAGAGACGTTGTCATACGCTAATTTGGCTTTGGATTCGATCGAGGCGGCAAAGAAGTGGATATCGTTACCCAGTGAACCATCGGCGGCAATCGTCACGCGGCAGGCGAGGACAGGGCGACGCTCGTTCGGGTGTAGGGA includes the following:
- a CDS encoding exoribonuclease II, translated to MFQDNPLLAQLKQQLHSQTPRVEGVVKGTDKGYGFLEADGQKSYFIPPPHMKKVMHGDRITATLHTEKDREIVEPETLIEPFLTRFVGRIHKKDDRLSITPDHPLLKEAIPCRAARDVTHDFQEGDWAVAEMRRHPLKGDRGFHAELTQYITTGDDPLVPWWVTLSRHNLERSAPEIEATERHDGELVREDLTALNFVTIDSASTEDMDDALYVQDNGDGSLQLTIAIADPTAYVDVGSELDNIARQRAFTNYLPGFNIPMLPRALSDDICSLHPNERRPVLACRVTIAADGSLGNDIHFFAASIESKAKLAYDNVSDWLENQGEWQPQNEAIAEQIRLLHRLCLARSEWRTTHALVFKDRPDYRFLLGEKGDVLDIVVEHRRIANRIVEESMIAANVCAAIVLRDKLGFGIYNVHNGFDPASVEQAVAVLDTHGVQADAQTLLTLEGFCTLRRELDAQPTQFLDSRIRRFQSFAEVSTTPGPHFGLGLEAYATWTSPIRKYGDMVNHRLLKAVITGQAAEKPQDDVTAQLAERRRLNRMAERDVGDWLYARYLKDKAGTDIRFNAEIIDVTRGGLRVRLLDNGAVAFIPSSFIHAVRDELVCSQDMGTLSVKGDVVYRQGETLDVLIAEVRLETRSIVAKPAA